The genome window AGCTGGCCGACCCGGCCAAACTGTGTAATCggtggggagaagggccttggtcatggaggtgaccaagaacctgatggtcactctgacagacgtCCAGAGTTCCCGCAGTGGAAATGatagaactttccagaaggacaaccatctctgctgcactccaccaatcaggcctttatggtagagtggccagacggaagccactcctcagtaaaagacacatgaaagtttgtcaaaaggcacctaaaggactttaagaccatgagatacaagattctctggtctgatgaaaccaatattgaactctatggcctgaatgccaagcattacttctggaggaaacctggcaccatgcctaTGGTGAAGCTATGCGGTGGcctcatcatgctgtggggatgtttttcagtggcagggactgggagactagtcagaatcaagggaaagatgaacagtgcaatgtacagagagatccttgatgaaaacctgctctagagcccggacctcaggacctccgactggggcaaaggttcaccttccaacaggacaacgacccaaagcacacagccaagacaacgtagaagtggcttcgggacaagtctctgaatgtccttgactggcccagccagtgcccggacttgaacccgattgaacatctctggagagacctgaaaatagctgtgcagtgtcgctccccatccaacctgacagagctttaggatctgcagtgaagaattggagaaactccccaaataccagtgtgccaagcttcataccgaagaagactcgaggctgtaatctctgccaaaggtgcttcaacaaagtactgagtaaagggtctgaatacttatgtaaatgtgatatttcagggttttttttaaatctgtttttgcttcatcattatggggtattgtgtgtagattgaagacaaaaaaacaatttcatccattttagaataaggctgtaaagtaacaaaatgtggaaaaagtttaaatactttccgaatgcactgtatagcctacatggaggggtttttaCGCACATCCAAAATAATAACAGGAGCTGGCTAAATAGCCTGCATAGATAAAAAGGAGGATGTCCAATCACTGTTCTTCTGCTGACAATCTACATATTTTATTAAATCTTTTTAAAGATGAATTTTAAAGCGGTCTCACATATTGATAGTCTTGACTACTTGGTGAATGCATTGGgcataacaacaaaaaacatatttttttctgtTTCTAAATACGAGGTTTACGGGCACAAAGAGCACATCTTTCTTGTTCCATGTGCATATGGGCACTGTGTATCACAGCTGGATAGGCTGAGCTTCTGTAGTCAGAATCCATGGCATAACTAACCACGTTGCCGCTAAGACCAGCTTTCGGTTGGTCTTAAACATCTCCACCAGCGCATACTGAAATTGGTGCTTTGGCGcacgtttttaaggacacacctcagaTATTGCCACCCCTCCCACATCAGCGCGCTCATATAAGACAGGTAAATTACCAATCCTGGCACTAGCGTTTGAGAATTGAAGAGCACTGGCTTTATCAGGTCGAAATCACAAACTAGTGTGCCTTTGAAAATTCAGCTGACTTAACACCAGACGAAAATAGAGCTCTACCAAAGTTAGGAAGAATTTTGGTCCAAATCGGAagttaggtactatatttattgaaaatTATATGAATCCTAGAAATTAAAATGGCAAAATTGGGTGCAAttaattagcttaatttctcagatcaaattatatttcaactaaataatgtttcaggaatgctaatcttatttGTTTTtaactacagaaacgatttcagCACAATCTGATGCATTTTTAGGTTGAACGACCCATGAACTACATATAAGCAACCCATTCCATTGTTGTAGTCCAATCCAACCTACGTCCTCTTGAGTTGTTTGAGCCAGCCTTGGAAGCGTTCTCCTGTGATCTCCTCGTCGATGGAGGTGTAGTCCACGTCCTCGTCGGGCAGAAGCACCAGCATGGCGGCACCGCCCGTCATGGGCAGCTTCAGGACACCCAGTTTGAGAGAGCGGTCGTACGCCAGGTGGTACTTGTCGGAGCGGAACATCATGGGGACCATGGCAATTTTGTACTTGTTCACGTAGAAGCGCTCGTCCTGGGTGAAGCTGGTATTGAACGTGAGGGCAAACTGGCCTGGTGAGAGAAACAGAAAAGGGAATCAAATAGAAAAGAGACATGTTGCTGTCACAACTGAAATACATGTTGATGTCACAATACCCAACCTCACTTACACACGAACAAGGCTGGGAGCAGCACAGCATCACCCACAAAGCAGTGCTAATAGAGCATTTGTAGATGTTAGGTGCCTTGTTCAATGCAACAACGGCAGTGAATGGCACCTGGAAAGATATGTTTATAAACAGACTGTGCTTACAATAATCTCATTCCCAGACACTTCTGCCCTTTGCGCTTCAGCCTGGGGGCATGGTTATGTTTACAAAAGGTCATAAAATAAGGTGTAAAATActgtataatataataataataataacatttgCCATTTAGCAAAGCAACTTTTTTGCGTATGGGTGTTCCAGGTAATCGAACCCATTATCCTGGAgttgcaagcaccatgttctactgAACCCCTGTGCCTACTCCTCACCTTGAAAGAAGACGGCAGTGATTAGCATCATCTGGGTCTGGGGGTCGATGGCGCTGACCACCTCCTTCACCTGCTCCCTGGTGTAGGTGGAGAAAAACTGGTTGATGGTGTCCTTGGCAGCCCCGTCGCTGTAGTCCAGCCCCTGGACATTTCCTCCATACTTGGTCTGCACAACGTCTCGGTAGGTCGAGTCCACTTTGAACTGCTGGCGGGGAAGGATGCCGATACCCTGGTTCACAAACCCGCTCTGGGCCATGCTATCCCGGACACTCTGGAACAGTTCTGGCATAGAAAACAATTGAAAAtgtacatttgtatttttttattttttattctgacaAACAAACAGAAAAATGATGGGAACAATACAGGGTCAGCCGCAGAGCAATGTAACTTTTTTGAGGTGAAgtcccttgctcaagggcacaacggcaaaATAATCTGATACCAGGAACTCTTCGGTTACTGGTTCGTTTTCTCCTCTAGCCTGGGATTTGAACCCACCATCACCCTCCCACTTACTGGTCTGCGTCTCTATTCTCTAGGGCCAAATACCTGGGATCCTTAGGTGGTCGAGAGCATTCAGACTCAGGCCCTGAAGGAGTTGCTCGCGTGTAGAGCCGTCGGCGCCACTCATCAATGCAGCTAAACCCAGAGATACGGTGAATGGGGAGAGAAGGACGTTGTCATCAGTGGTGCTAGCAATGGCACGGTACAGCCGGGCGGCGAAGTCAGCATTTCTGGTGCTCAGGTCCTGGATTTCCACAGCGCTGGGCTCCTGTGCCAGGAGGGGCATGGCGAGGAGTGGGATGCACGCCAGGAGGGGGAGGAGTCTGGACGTCATGGTTCTTCTTCCGCTTTTCTCAGCTCGCAATGGAAACAAAAGATATATGTTTTAAGCAAAGTGTCCTCAGAAAGTTAAGTTCAACACTAACACATGAACATTTAATTTGTCTAGCGTTTAAGGTATAGTACACTCCAAAATCAAATGTTGCCTGACATTTTCATACAAAACAAATGGTCTAAAATCGAGCTGAGAAATATTTGACAAATTTTGGTTTTGGGGTACACTATCTTTTTAATATTTATATAATTATGTACGATATGTAACAGGCTATTAAAATTACAATATTTTATTAGGAAAGTAAAGTACCTACATATTACAAATAATACATTTGATGGGCAATGCAGACAGTGCTACAGTAGCTTCGGGACCACAACTATGATCTTGTATATAGTATGAGATCCTAGTTGCGCGTCATTCAGGTGCCTGTCATCCGAAATTCATTACAAGTGTTCTGTAAACAAAAACTGATTCCACAAAATAGGGTCACTAATCTAAAAAACTGTCGGTGTCCAGAGTAGCTGAGTAAACTCCACTTCATAAATCTCAATGGAGTTGACTTGCGAAGTGTCAGCGGAGTGTACCTCCGACTACATTGAGTCGGTATCAGTTGATACTTTTTTAATGCGTACCTTGTACCTAAGTCTGTCCTGTGTAACTGCATTATTTTCTTTGGGTGCTGAAATCCTTCATTTTTGTTCAAAGGTCTGTGGCACCGTGAAAGACATGGGCATAGGCGTAGCTGAAGGACTCCCAGTGCATCACTATGGACAGCGGCACTGGCTGCAGCACAGTCAACAGTGGCACTCAGTTTAGCAATGTGGAAGGCTGCATTACCTTCAGCACCAGGCCAGCCGAAGACTGCGCCACAGCTCTGCTCACCCAACACACCTGTGCAGGATTACTAAATCAGCACACCTGCAAGGCATTCCCTAATCAACTGACTGGCACAAGACTGCAGGCTGGACCTCGCTCAAGTAGAACAGTTAGGAAGACAACCAGAGTGTGCCTATGCTCCCACTTCTGTAGTCGGGCACACCTCACTCTTCCCGACAAGGTTCAATGCAgactttttttaaagaatatccagtcacttctgggtaacaattaagtaccttactgagATTCTTTTAaattaaaatagtaaaaaaatatgtTAAAAACTGCTTCTTCGCAAAGAGGATTTTCTCAATTATGAATTTTGCTAGGAATGTCtgagagtggtctgagtggggaagggaaaactgaaaactagctgttattggcagagagatttggaactctttcttatttgTCTATTAACTAAATTTACCACCAgctgatgtcac of Salvelinus namaycush isolate Seneca chromosome 29, SaNama_1.0, whole genome shotgun sequence contains these proteins:
- the serpina10a gene encoding serpin peptidase inhibitor, clade A (alpha-1 antiproteinase, antitrypsin), member 10a — translated: MTSRLLPLLACIPLLAMPLLAQEPSAVEIQDLSTRNADFAARLYRAIASTTDDNVLLSPFTVSLGLAALMSGADGSTREQLLQGLSLNALDHLRIPELFQSVRDSMAQSGFVNQGIGILPRQQFKVDSTYRDVVQTKYGGNVQGLDYSDGAAKDTINQFFSTYTREQVKEVVSAIDPQTQMMLITAVFFQGQFALTFNTSFTQDERFYVNKYKIAMVPMMFRSDKYHLAYDRSLKLGVLKLPMTGGAAMLVLLPDEDVDYTSIDEEITGERFQGWLKQLKRTRLEVQLPRFILEQSYSLQKVLPGLGISEVFQDSADFSGIGGETGLRLSEVVHKAAITVDETSSTGNAHAPNIFASLPPRLTVNRPFLFLIYHQATSSILFMGRVIDPTKK